A single window of Amphiura filiformis chromosome 17, Afil_fr2py, whole genome shotgun sequence DNA harbors:
- the LOC140137151 gene encoding uncharacterized protein has product MIHELKPDFIHGTETWLDSSIENAEFLPDGYALHRRDRSSGTDRHGGVFFAYRKDLPVNRRQELETNSEMLWCQLDIQGRRPILFGTLYKPKHDDIETVEDLAVMLENINNHSKLKDVVIQGDLNQPNIDWVNKTVIVNHPASKTTAERLLQTVQEHGLEQVVDKPTRLNSILDLVLTNNSSFIKNVEVIPGLSDHEAVLSVLNGFAQVKKKPPHKIYLKRKADVEKIKQDMKIFGDSFRNEANLTVQEKWDMFDSKIKQVMEENVPTKMSSNRRNLPWFTRTHRRMSRKKGRMYSKAKRTGDQKDWEEYKEFCRTVKRELNHAKREYVMGKLTLSMEENPKAFWSFIKKIRQEDTGVADLKVNNKIISDDLGKAEALSNQFAGVFTKEDTSRIPSLGRSSIPDIPDLGLVKKAC; this is encoded by the coding sequence ATGATTCATGAACTAAAACCGGACTTCATCCATGGGACAGAGACATGGCTAGACTCTTCAATAGAAAATGCTGAATTTCTGCCAGATGGATACGCTTTGCACAGGAGAGATAGATCTAGTGGGACGGATAGACATGGTGGCGTCTTTTTTGCATACAGGAAGGACCTACCAGTCAACCGTAGACAAGAGCTGGAAACAAACAGTGAGATGCTTTGGTGTCAACTTGATATCCAGGGGAGAAGACCTATATTGTTTGGAACATTGTATAAGCCCAAGCATGATGATATAGAAACGGTCGAAGACCTAGCGGTGATGTTAGAAAACATCAACAACCACTCCAAACTCAAGGACGTAGTCATCCAGGGTGACTTAAATCAACCAAACATAGACTGGGTAAACAAGACGGTGATTGTAAACCATCCGGCATCCAAAACAACTGCAGAGAGGCTGCTTCAGACTGTACAAGAGCATGGCTTAGAACAGGTGGTTGACAAACCAACCAGACTCAACAGCATACTTGATTTGGTTCTCACCAACAACTCTTCCTTCATCAAGAATGTGGAAGTCATACCAGGCTTAAGTGATCATGAGGCTGTGCTATCGGTGCTAAATGGATTTGCTCAAGTAAAGAAGAAACCTCCCCACAAGATCTACCTGAAGCGCAAGGCTGATGTGGAGAAGATAAAGCAAGACATGAAGATCTTTGGTGACTCCTTCAGAAATGAAGCCAACCTCACTGTCCAAGAAAAATGGGACATGTTTGATAGTAAGATCAAACAAGTGATGGAGGAGAACGTTCCAACCAAAATGTCATCCAACAGAAGAAATCTTCCTTGGTTTACTAGAACTCACAGAAGAATGAGCAGGAAGAAGGGTAGAATGTACAGTAAAGCCAAAAGAACAGGCGATCAGAAGGACTGGGAAGAATACAAAGAGTTCTGTAGAACCGTCAAAAGAGAGTTGAACCACGCCAAAAGAGAGTACGTTATGGGTAAGCTAACACTTTCTATGGAGGAAAATCCAAAGGCCTTTTGGTCTTTCATAAAGAAGATCCGCCAGGAAGATACAGGAGTTGCTGATCTGAAAGTCAACAATAAAATAATCAGTGATGATCTTGGGAAGGCTGAAGCCCTTAGTAACCAGTTTGCAGGAGTATTCACCAAAGAAGACACAAGCCGAATACCATCACTAGGAAGAAGTAGCATCCCTGACATTCCAGATCTCGGATTGGTGAAGAAGGCGTGCTGA